A portion of the Manihot esculenta cultivar AM560-2 chromosome 2, M.esculenta_v8, whole genome shotgun sequence genome contains these proteins:
- the LOC110610043 gene encoding ABC transporter G family member 22 isoform X1: MEVTKELGRELSERFGSKSSSTIQPEDNSDEAGFNLENKAAYLDEKLVFRRKSFSDSFLVNIHDLFDNVSSGNFDKTGNSAISQSSSAPNEDSDFCRLSKMQIEPTLPIAIKFQDVKYKVYTGKYILHGITGSANPGEILALMGTSGSGKTTLLNLLSGRAKFNSGAITYNDQPYNKSLNRRIGFVTQDDVVFSHLTVKETLTYAALLRLPNMLTREEKIERALNVIRELGLERSQNTVIGGKFVRGISGGERKRVCIGHEILLNPSLLLLDEPTSGLDSTTALRIVQILQDMAKAGKTVVTTVHQPSSRLFSKFDKLILLGRGSSLYFGKTSEAMMYFSSIGCNPIIAMNPAEFLVDLANGNINDKSVPSELEDKFLPGNKTLETADVHEYLVEAYEAKMGTMEKPKSLQSEEEGEIHGKLIPSDWGATWWDQFLILVNRSFKERRHEYFSPLRITQVVATAIIVGLLWWNSDASSPEHYEDQASVVIFLQFSSLQHQHLPHFPCPQAGLLFFISVFWGFFPLFTAIFTFPQERAILVKERGVGMYRLSAYFAARNISDLPLDLVMPTVFLVIVYFMVGLKLSFHAFSLTLLTVFLSIVASQGLGLAIGAAIMDLKKATTLASIIMMTFMLSGGLFLQKVPSFMSWLRYVSFNYHTYRLLLMIQCPCMDPAPGSSHCQFHLVTDLRLDNGREEVIAMTVMIVAYRLLAYFFLRKMKLRKMA; the protein is encoded by the exons ATGGAGGTAACCAAAGAACTGGGACGCGAGCTTTCTGAGAGATTTGGCTCCAAATCCTCGAGCACCATTCAACCAGAAGATAACAGTGACGAAGCTGGATTTAACTTAGAGAACAAGGCTGCTTACCTCGATGAGAAACTTGTGTTCAGAAGGAAGTCATTCAGTGACAGTTTCTTGGTCAATATTCATGATCTTTTCGACAATGTTTCTTCTGGAAACTTTGATAAGACAG GGAATTCTGCAATTAGTCAATCTTCATCAGCTCCCAATGAGGATTCAGATTTCTGCAGGTTGAGTAAAATGCAGATTGAACCCACATTACCTATAGCTATCAAG TTCCAGGATGTCAAATACAAGGTATATACAGGGAAGTACATACTTCATGGAATCACGGGGTCAGCAAATCCAGGTGAAATTCTTGCTCTTATGGGAACATCAGGAAGTGGCAAAACAACTCTGCTCAATCTTCTCAGTGGACGAGCCAAATTCAACAGTGGTGCAATCACTTATAACGATCAACCGTATAACAAGTCCCTGAATCGGAG GATTGGCTTTGTGACACAAGATGATGTTGTGTTTTCCCACCTTACAGTTAAAGAAACTCTTACTTATGCTGCATTGCTTCGTCTTCCCAACATGTTAACAAGAGAAGAGAAAATAGAAAGAGCCTTGAATGTTATAAGAGAGCTAGGTCTTGAAAG GAGTCAAAATACAGTAATTGGTGGAAAATTTGTGAGAGGGATATCAGGTGGGGAGAGAAAAAGGGTCTGCATTGGTCATGAAATTCTTCTCAATCCATCACTTCTGCTTCTGGATGAGCCAACTTCAGGGCTGGACTCGACAACTGCACTTAGAATTGTTCAGATCCTACAGGACATGGCAAAG GCTGGCAAGACAGTGGTTACCACCGTACATCAGCCTTCTAGTAGGCTCTTCAGTAAGTTCGACAAGCTCATTTTATTGGGACGTGGGAGTTCCTTGTACTTTGGAAAGACATCAGAAGCAATGATGTATTTCTCTTCAATTGGTTGCAATCCAATTATAGCCATGAACCCAGCAGAGTTTCTTGTTGATCTTGCAAATGGAAACATAAACGATAAATCAGTTCCTTCAGAATTGGAGGACAAGTTCTTACCTGGAAACAAAACTCTAGAGACAGCTGATGTCCATGAG TATCTTGTGGAGGCTTATGAAGCAAAAATGGGAACGATGGAGAAACCGAAGTCCCTACAGTCTGAAGAAGAGGGAGAGATTCATGGTAAATTGATTCCAAGTGATTGGGGGGCAACCTGGTGGGATCAATTCTTAATTCTTGTCAACAGAAGCTTTAAAGAGAGAAGACATGAGTACTTCAGTCCTCTGCGTATAACTCAGGTTGTAGCCACTGCTATAATAGTAGGATTGCTTTGGTGGAATTCTGATGCTTCATCTCCTGAACACTATGAAGATCAGGCAAGTGTGGTCATTTTCTTACAATTTTCCTCCTTACAACATCAACACCTTCCTCATTTTCCATGTCCGCAGGCAGGATTGTTATTCTTCATTTCAGTATTCTGGGGATTTTTTCCCTTATTTACTGCAATATTCACATTCCCACAAGAAAGAGCCATTCTTGTTAAAGAGAGAGGAGTTGGCATGTACAGACTCAGTGCATATTTTGCTGCAAGAAATATCAGTGATCTTCCTTTGGATCTTGTAATGCCTACAGTGTTCCTTGTGATAGTCTACTTCATGGTGGGATTAAAGTTGAGCTTTCATGCATTTTCTCTCACATTGCTCACAGTTTTTCTCAGCATTGTGGCTTCTCAG GGTCTTGGACTTGCTATAGGAGCAGCAATCATGGATTTGAAGAAAGCAACAACACTGGCTTCCATTATCATGATGACCTTTATGTTATCTGGTGGATTATTTCTACAA AAAGTTCCATCCTTCATGTCGTGGTTGCGCTACGTTTCTTTCAATTATCACACATACAGGCTACTCCTGATGATACAGTGCCCTTGCATGGATCCAGCTCCTGGTTCAAGCCACTGCCAATTTCACCTTGTCACCGATTTAAGACTAGATAATGGTAGAGAAGAAGTAATAGCAATGACAGTGATGATTGTTGCATATCGCCTACTAGCTTACTTCTTCTTAAGGAAAATGAAACTGAGGAAAATGGCTTAG
- the LOC110610043 gene encoding ABC transporter G family member 22 isoform X2 produces the protein MEVTKELGRELSERFGSKSSSTIQPEDNSDEAGFNLENKAAYLDEKLVFRRKSFSDSFLVNIHDLFDNVSSGNFDKTGNSAISQSSSAPNEDSDFCRLSKMQIEPTLPIAIKFQDVKYKVYTGKYILHGITGSANPGEILALMGTSGSGKTTLLNLLSGRAKFNSGAITYNDQPYNKSLNRRIGFVTQDDVVFSHLTVKETLTYAALLRLPNMLTREEKIERALNVIRELGLERSQNTVIGGKFVRGISGGERKRVCIGHEILLNPSLLLLDEPTSGLDSTTALRIVQILQDMAKAGKTVVTTVHQPSSRLFSKFDKLILLGRGSSLYFGKTSEAMMYFSSIGCNPIIAMNPAEFLVDLANGNINDKSVPSELEDKFLPGNKTLETADVHEYLVEAYEAKMGTMEKPKSLQSEEEGEIHGKLIPSDWGATWWDQFLILVNRSFKERRHEYFSPLRITQVVATAIIVGLLWWNSDASSPEHYEDQAGLLFFISVFWGFFPLFTAIFTFPQERAILVKERGVGMYRLSAYFAARNISDLPLDLVMPTVFLVIVYFMVGLKLSFHAFSLTLLTVFLSIVASQGLGLAIGAAIMDLKKATTLASIIMMTFMLSGGLFLQKVPSFMSWLRYVSFNYHTYRLLLMIQCPCMDPAPGSSHCQFHLVTDLRLDNGREEVIAMTVMIVAYRLLAYFFLRKMKLRKMA, from the exons ATGGAGGTAACCAAAGAACTGGGACGCGAGCTTTCTGAGAGATTTGGCTCCAAATCCTCGAGCACCATTCAACCAGAAGATAACAGTGACGAAGCTGGATTTAACTTAGAGAACAAGGCTGCTTACCTCGATGAGAAACTTGTGTTCAGAAGGAAGTCATTCAGTGACAGTTTCTTGGTCAATATTCATGATCTTTTCGACAATGTTTCTTCTGGAAACTTTGATAAGACAG GGAATTCTGCAATTAGTCAATCTTCATCAGCTCCCAATGAGGATTCAGATTTCTGCAGGTTGAGTAAAATGCAGATTGAACCCACATTACCTATAGCTATCAAG TTCCAGGATGTCAAATACAAGGTATATACAGGGAAGTACATACTTCATGGAATCACGGGGTCAGCAAATCCAGGTGAAATTCTTGCTCTTATGGGAACATCAGGAAGTGGCAAAACAACTCTGCTCAATCTTCTCAGTGGACGAGCCAAATTCAACAGTGGTGCAATCACTTATAACGATCAACCGTATAACAAGTCCCTGAATCGGAG GATTGGCTTTGTGACACAAGATGATGTTGTGTTTTCCCACCTTACAGTTAAAGAAACTCTTACTTATGCTGCATTGCTTCGTCTTCCCAACATGTTAACAAGAGAAGAGAAAATAGAAAGAGCCTTGAATGTTATAAGAGAGCTAGGTCTTGAAAG GAGTCAAAATACAGTAATTGGTGGAAAATTTGTGAGAGGGATATCAGGTGGGGAGAGAAAAAGGGTCTGCATTGGTCATGAAATTCTTCTCAATCCATCACTTCTGCTTCTGGATGAGCCAACTTCAGGGCTGGACTCGACAACTGCACTTAGAATTGTTCAGATCCTACAGGACATGGCAAAG GCTGGCAAGACAGTGGTTACCACCGTACATCAGCCTTCTAGTAGGCTCTTCAGTAAGTTCGACAAGCTCATTTTATTGGGACGTGGGAGTTCCTTGTACTTTGGAAAGACATCAGAAGCAATGATGTATTTCTCTTCAATTGGTTGCAATCCAATTATAGCCATGAACCCAGCAGAGTTTCTTGTTGATCTTGCAAATGGAAACATAAACGATAAATCAGTTCCTTCAGAATTGGAGGACAAGTTCTTACCTGGAAACAAAACTCTAGAGACAGCTGATGTCCATGAG TATCTTGTGGAGGCTTATGAAGCAAAAATGGGAACGATGGAGAAACCGAAGTCCCTACAGTCTGAAGAAGAGGGAGAGATTCATGGTAAATTGATTCCAAGTGATTGGGGGGCAACCTGGTGGGATCAATTCTTAATTCTTGTCAACAGAAGCTTTAAAGAGAGAAGACATGAGTACTTCAGTCCTCTGCGTATAACTCAGGTTGTAGCCACTGCTATAATAGTAGGATTGCTTTGGTGGAATTCTGATGCTTCATCTCCTGAACACTATGAAGATCAG GCAGGATTGTTATTCTTCATTTCAGTATTCTGGGGATTTTTTCCCTTATTTACTGCAATATTCACATTCCCACAAGAAAGAGCCATTCTTGTTAAAGAGAGAGGAGTTGGCATGTACAGACTCAGTGCATATTTTGCTGCAAGAAATATCAGTGATCTTCCTTTGGATCTTGTAATGCCTACAGTGTTCCTTGTGATAGTCTACTTCATGGTGGGATTAAAGTTGAGCTTTCATGCATTTTCTCTCACATTGCTCACAGTTTTTCTCAGCATTGTGGCTTCTCAG GGTCTTGGACTTGCTATAGGAGCAGCAATCATGGATTTGAAGAAAGCAACAACACTGGCTTCCATTATCATGATGACCTTTATGTTATCTGGTGGATTATTTCTACAA AAAGTTCCATCCTTCATGTCGTGGTTGCGCTACGTTTCTTTCAATTATCACACATACAGGCTACTCCTGATGATACAGTGCCCTTGCATGGATCCAGCTCCTGGTTCAAGCCACTGCCAATTTCACCTTGTCACCGATTTAAGACTAGATAATGGTAGAGAAGAAGTAATAGCAATGACAGTGATGATTGTTGCATATCGCCTACTAGCTTACTTCTTCTTAAGGAAAATGAAACTGAGGAAAATGGCTTAG
- the LOC110610043 gene encoding ABC transporter G family member 22 isoform X3, producing the protein MEVTKELGRELSERFGSKSSSTIQPEDNSDEAGFNLENKAAYLDEKLVFRRKSFSDSFLVNIHDLFDNVSSGNFDKTGNSAISQSSSAPNEDSDFCRLSKMQIEPTLPIAIKFQDVKYKVYTGKYILHGITGSANPGEILALMGTSGSGKTTLLNLLSGRAKFNSGAITYNDQPYNKSLNRRIGFVTQDDVVFSHLTVKETLTYAALLRLPNMLTREEKIERALNVIRELGLERSQNTVIGGKFVRGISGGERKRVCIGHEILLNPSLLLLDEPTSGLDSTTALRIVQILQDMAKAGKTVVTTVHQPSSRLFTMNPAEFLVDLANGNINDKSVPSELEDKFLPGNKTLETADVHEYLVEAYEAKMGTMEKPKSLQSEEEGEIHGKLIPSDWGATWWDQFLILVNRSFKERRHEYFSPLRITQVVATAIIVGLLWWNSDASSPEHYEDQASVVIFLQFSSLQHQHLPHFPCPQAGLLFFISVFWGFFPLFTAIFTFPQERAILVKERGVGMYRLSAYFAARNISDLPLDLVMPTVFLVIVYFMVGLKLSFHAFSLTLLTVFLSIVASQGLGLAIGAAIMDLKKATTLASIIMMTFMLSGGLFLQKVPSFMSWLRYVSFNYHTYRLLLMIQCPCMDPAPGSSHCQFHLVTDLRLDNGREEVIAMTVMIVAYRLLAYFFLRKMKLRKMA; encoded by the exons ATGGAGGTAACCAAAGAACTGGGACGCGAGCTTTCTGAGAGATTTGGCTCCAAATCCTCGAGCACCATTCAACCAGAAGATAACAGTGACGAAGCTGGATTTAACTTAGAGAACAAGGCTGCTTACCTCGATGAGAAACTTGTGTTCAGAAGGAAGTCATTCAGTGACAGTTTCTTGGTCAATATTCATGATCTTTTCGACAATGTTTCTTCTGGAAACTTTGATAAGACAG GGAATTCTGCAATTAGTCAATCTTCATCAGCTCCCAATGAGGATTCAGATTTCTGCAGGTTGAGTAAAATGCAGATTGAACCCACATTACCTATAGCTATCAAG TTCCAGGATGTCAAATACAAGGTATATACAGGGAAGTACATACTTCATGGAATCACGGGGTCAGCAAATCCAGGTGAAATTCTTGCTCTTATGGGAACATCAGGAAGTGGCAAAACAACTCTGCTCAATCTTCTCAGTGGACGAGCCAAATTCAACAGTGGTGCAATCACTTATAACGATCAACCGTATAACAAGTCCCTGAATCGGAG GATTGGCTTTGTGACACAAGATGATGTTGTGTTTTCCCACCTTACAGTTAAAGAAACTCTTACTTATGCTGCATTGCTTCGTCTTCCCAACATGTTAACAAGAGAAGAGAAAATAGAAAGAGCCTTGAATGTTATAAGAGAGCTAGGTCTTGAAAG GAGTCAAAATACAGTAATTGGTGGAAAATTTGTGAGAGGGATATCAGGTGGGGAGAGAAAAAGGGTCTGCATTGGTCATGAAATTCTTCTCAATCCATCACTTCTGCTTCTGGATGAGCCAACTTCAGGGCTGGACTCGACAACTGCACTTAGAATTGTTCAGATCCTACAGGACATGGCAAAG GCTGGCAAGACAGTGGTTACCACCGTACATCAGCCTTCTAGTAGGCTCTTCA CCATGAACCCAGCAGAGTTTCTTGTTGATCTTGCAAATGGAAACATAAACGATAAATCAGTTCCTTCAGAATTGGAGGACAAGTTCTTACCTGGAAACAAAACTCTAGAGACAGCTGATGTCCATGAG TATCTTGTGGAGGCTTATGAAGCAAAAATGGGAACGATGGAGAAACCGAAGTCCCTACAGTCTGAAGAAGAGGGAGAGATTCATGGTAAATTGATTCCAAGTGATTGGGGGGCAACCTGGTGGGATCAATTCTTAATTCTTGTCAACAGAAGCTTTAAAGAGAGAAGACATGAGTACTTCAGTCCTCTGCGTATAACTCAGGTTGTAGCCACTGCTATAATAGTAGGATTGCTTTGGTGGAATTCTGATGCTTCATCTCCTGAACACTATGAAGATCAGGCAAGTGTGGTCATTTTCTTACAATTTTCCTCCTTACAACATCAACACCTTCCTCATTTTCCATGTCCGCAGGCAGGATTGTTATTCTTCATTTCAGTATTCTGGGGATTTTTTCCCTTATTTACTGCAATATTCACATTCCCACAAGAAAGAGCCATTCTTGTTAAAGAGAGAGGAGTTGGCATGTACAGACTCAGTGCATATTTTGCTGCAAGAAATATCAGTGATCTTCCTTTGGATCTTGTAATGCCTACAGTGTTCCTTGTGATAGTCTACTTCATGGTGGGATTAAAGTTGAGCTTTCATGCATTTTCTCTCACATTGCTCACAGTTTTTCTCAGCATTGTGGCTTCTCAG GGTCTTGGACTTGCTATAGGAGCAGCAATCATGGATTTGAAGAAAGCAACAACACTGGCTTCCATTATCATGATGACCTTTATGTTATCTGGTGGATTATTTCTACAA AAAGTTCCATCCTTCATGTCGTGGTTGCGCTACGTTTCTTTCAATTATCACACATACAGGCTACTCCTGATGATACAGTGCCCTTGCATGGATCCAGCTCCTGGTTCAAGCCACTGCCAATTTCACCTTGTCACCGATTTAAGACTAGATAATGGTAGAGAAGAAGTAATAGCAATGACAGTGATGATTGTTGCATATCGCCTACTAGCTTACTTCTTCTTAAGGAAAATGAAACTGAGGAAAATGGCTTAG
- the LOC110610043 gene encoding ABC transporter G family member 22 isoform X4, whose translation MEVTKELGRELSERFGSKSSSTIQPEDNSDEAGFNLENKAAYLDEKLVFRRKSFSDSFLVNIHDLFDNVSSGNFDKTGNSAISQSSSAPNEDSDFCRLSKMQIEPTLPIAIKFQDVKYKVYTGKYILHGITGSANPGEILALMGTSGSGKTTLLNLLSGRAKFNSGAITYNDQPYNKSLNRRIGFVTQDDVVFSHLTVKETLTYAALLRLPNMLTREEKIERALNVIRELGLERSQNTVIGGKFVRGISGGERKRVCIGHEILLNPSLLLLDEPTSGLDSTTALRIVQILQDMAKAGKTVVTTVHQPSSRLFTMNPAEFLVDLANGNINDKSVPSELEDKFLPGNKTLETADVHEYLVEAYEAKMGTMEKPKSLQSEEEGEIHGKLIPSDWGATWWDQFLILVNRSFKERRHEYFSPLRITQVVATAIIVGLLWWNSDASSPEHYEDQAGLLFFISVFWGFFPLFTAIFTFPQERAILVKERGVGMYRLSAYFAARNISDLPLDLVMPTVFLVIVYFMVGLKLSFHAFSLTLLTVFLSIVASQGLGLAIGAAIMDLKKATTLASIIMMTFMLSGGLFLQKVPSFMSWLRYVSFNYHTYRLLLMIQCPCMDPAPGSSHCQFHLVTDLRLDNGREEVIAMTVMIVAYRLLAYFFLRKMKLRKMA comes from the exons ATGGAGGTAACCAAAGAACTGGGACGCGAGCTTTCTGAGAGATTTGGCTCCAAATCCTCGAGCACCATTCAACCAGAAGATAACAGTGACGAAGCTGGATTTAACTTAGAGAACAAGGCTGCTTACCTCGATGAGAAACTTGTGTTCAGAAGGAAGTCATTCAGTGACAGTTTCTTGGTCAATATTCATGATCTTTTCGACAATGTTTCTTCTGGAAACTTTGATAAGACAG GGAATTCTGCAATTAGTCAATCTTCATCAGCTCCCAATGAGGATTCAGATTTCTGCAGGTTGAGTAAAATGCAGATTGAACCCACATTACCTATAGCTATCAAG TTCCAGGATGTCAAATACAAGGTATATACAGGGAAGTACATACTTCATGGAATCACGGGGTCAGCAAATCCAGGTGAAATTCTTGCTCTTATGGGAACATCAGGAAGTGGCAAAACAACTCTGCTCAATCTTCTCAGTGGACGAGCCAAATTCAACAGTGGTGCAATCACTTATAACGATCAACCGTATAACAAGTCCCTGAATCGGAG GATTGGCTTTGTGACACAAGATGATGTTGTGTTTTCCCACCTTACAGTTAAAGAAACTCTTACTTATGCTGCATTGCTTCGTCTTCCCAACATGTTAACAAGAGAAGAGAAAATAGAAAGAGCCTTGAATGTTATAAGAGAGCTAGGTCTTGAAAG GAGTCAAAATACAGTAATTGGTGGAAAATTTGTGAGAGGGATATCAGGTGGGGAGAGAAAAAGGGTCTGCATTGGTCATGAAATTCTTCTCAATCCATCACTTCTGCTTCTGGATGAGCCAACTTCAGGGCTGGACTCGACAACTGCACTTAGAATTGTTCAGATCCTACAGGACATGGCAAAG GCTGGCAAGACAGTGGTTACCACCGTACATCAGCCTTCTAGTAGGCTCTTCA CCATGAACCCAGCAGAGTTTCTTGTTGATCTTGCAAATGGAAACATAAACGATAAATCAGTTCCTTCAGAATTGGAGGACAAGTTCTTACCTGGAAACAAAACTCTAGAGACAGCTGATGTCCATGAG TATCTTGTGGAGGCTTATGAAGCAAAAATGGGAACGATGGAGAAACCGAAGTCCCTACAGTCTGAAGAAGAGGGAGAGATTCATGGTAAATTGATTCCAAGTGATTGGGGGGCAACCTGGTGGGATCAATTCTTAATTCTTGTCAACAGAAGCTTTAAAGAGAGAAGACATGAGTACTTCAGTCCTCTGCGTATAACTCAGGTTGTAGCCACTGCTATAATAGTAGGATTGCTTTGGTGGAATTCTGATGCTTCATCTCCTGAACACTATGAAGATCAG GCAGGATTGTTATTCTTCATTTCAGTATTCTGGGGATTTTTTCCCTTATTTACTGCAATATTCACATTCCCACAAGAAAGAGCCATTCTTGTTAAAGAGAGAGGAGTTGGCATGTACAGACTCAGTGCATATTTTGCTGCAAGAAATATCAGTGATCTTCCTTTGGATCTTGTAATGCCTACAGTGTTCCTTGTGATAGTCTACTTCATGGTGGGATTAAAGTTGAGCTTTCATGCATTTTCTCTCACATTGCTCACAGTTTTTCTCAGCATTGTGGCTTCTCAG GGTCTTGGACTTGCTATAGGAGCAGCAATCATGGATTTGAAGAAAGCAACAACACTGGCTTCCATTATCATGATGACCTTTATGTTATCTGGTGGATTATTTCTACAA AAAGTTCCATCCTTCATGTCGTGGTTGCGCTACGTTTCTTTCAATTATCACACATACAGGCTACTCCTGATGATACAGTGCCCTTGCATGGATCCAGCTCCTGGTTCAAGCCACTGCCAATTTCACCTTGTCACCGATTTAAGACTAGATAATGGTAGAGAAGAAGTAATAGCAATGACAGTGATGATTGTTGCATATCGCCTACTAGCTTACTTCTTCTTAAGGAAAATGAAACTGAGGAAAATGGCTTAG